From a region of the Bdellovibrio sp. ArHS genome:
- a CDS encoding phosphatidate cytidylyltransferase produces the protein MTTWKSFLTRAVSAAVALALIIALYIALNIQGLKIAIAFVVAVGTWELTSLLFKTEKSLFIKVLFYLLTLLTFGATLTSLSTGGLVFSISLIAMIIAVLLSAHKDGNLQYMTDAHSKAALGLFYMGLLPAFAFRILDQVQGLSWFVYLLAVVFAGDTMAYIFGVLIGKHKVMPSVSPKKTWQGSIGGIVGSMLAGFVCWHFLFSEQSLSLFLILSALSGFVGQFGDFFESLLKRVADVKDSGKIMPGHGGVLDRIDGVLFASPVVLSGILILSHLLS, from the coding sequence ATGACAACGTGGAAAAGCTTTCTAACTAGAGCTGTTTCGGCTGCAGTAGCCCTCGCTCTAATCATCGCGCTTTATATTGCGCTCAATATCCAGGGTTTGAAGATCGCGATCGCTTTCGTCGTTGCAGTCGGCACCTGGGAATTGACCAGCCTGCTTTTCAAAACAGAAAAATCTTTGTTCATTAAAGTTCTGTTCTATCTACTAACGCTTCTGACTTTTGGCGCCACCCTCACATCATTGAGCACCGGTGGCTTGGTTTTTTCAATTTCTTTGATTGCGATGATCATTGCGGTTTTGTTATCCGCTCATAAAGATGGAAATTTGCAATACATGACTGACGCTCACTCGAAAGCCGCGTTGGGTCTGTTTTACATGGGATTATTACCCGCCTTTGCCTTTCGCATCTTGGATCAGGTTCAGGGTCTTTCGTGGTTTGTCTATTTGCTTGCTGTGGTTTTTGCGGGCGATACCATGGCGTACATCTTTGGCGTCTTGATTGGGAAGCATAAAGTGATGCCGTCCGTATCTCCGAAAAAAACTTGGCAGGGCTCCATCGGTGGCATCGTCGGCTCCATGCTTGCGGGATTTGTCTGTTGGCATTTTCTCTTTTCAGAACAGTCCTTGAGTCTCTTTTTGATACTTTCCGCTCTATCCGGTTTTGTCGGCCAATTTGGAGATTTCTTCGAATCGCTCTTAAAACGAGTCGCCGACGTAAAGGATTCTGGCAAGATTATGCCGGGCCATGGCGGTGTATTAGATCGTATTGATGGGGTCCTATTCGCAAGTCCTGTTGTCCTATCCGGAATTCTGATTCTATCTCACCTTTTGTCGTAA
- a CDS encoding isoprenyl transferase, translating to MTLPKHIAIIMDGNGRWAQLKRRPRTFGHIKGTRVAKKIITDCSRRGIKNLTLYAFSTENWFRPQAEVSLLMQILRRYLKRETENLVKENIRFSVIGDMSRIPADVAEAIDKSIEATAQCTGLNLVFALSYGSRQEITEAVRDIAARVAAGELNPEEIDESVINSALSTYPTPDPDLIIRTSGEQRLSNFLLWQAAYSEFYFTDVLWPNFTESHLEEALNAFSMRQRRFGKVTANDNVEKLSN from the coding sequence ATGACTCTTCCGAAGCATATAGCTATTATTATGGATGGTAACGGTCGTTGGGCTCAGCTCAAGCGTCGTCCTCGCACGTTCGGTCATATCAAGGGAACTCGTGTCGCGAAGAAGATCATTACTGATTGTTCGCGACGCGGAATCAAGAATCTGACCCTTTATGCTTTCAGTACTGAAAACTGGTTTCGCCCTCAGGCCGAAGTCAGTTTGTTAATGCAAATTCTTCGTCGCTATTTAAAGCGCGAAACAGAAAATCTTGTTAAAGAAAATATTCGTTTTTCGGTGATCGGGGATATGTCCCGCATTCCTGCGGATGTCGCAGAGGCGATCGACAAATCCATCGAAGCTACAGCTCAGTGCACAGGCTTGAATCTGGTCTTTGCTTTGAGCTATGGTTCTCGCCAAGAGATCACAGAAGCCGTTCGCGACATTGCTGCTCGTGTGGCGGCCGGTGAATTAAACCCTGAAGAAATTGACGAATCTGTTATCAACTCTGCGCTCAGCACTTATCCGACGCCGGATCCAGATTTGATCATTCGCACAAGTGGCGAACAAAGACTGTCAAATTTCCTGTTGTGGCAAGCGGCCTATTCAGAGTTCTATTTTACTGATGTGTTATGGCCCAACTTCACCGAGTCTCATCTAGAGGAGGCCCTAAATGCTTTCTCGATGAGACAACGCCGCTTTGGCAAGGTTACAGCGAATGACAACGTGGAAAAGCTTTCTAACTAG
- the frr gene encoding ribosome recycling factor — protein MSVADVKKNAQAKMEKTLAALGEELKKIRTGRAQVSMLDNIRVNYYGTPSPLSQVASISTPDAKSFLIAPWEVSILKDIEQAIIKSELGMAPMNDGKVIRLKVPDLTEERRKDLAKQVKKIAEEARVAVRMARRDANDEVKKLQKDKAISEDEGKKAEADIQKVTDDFIKKVDQVADEKEKSILTI, from the coding sequence ATGTCAGTCGCAGATGTAAAAAAGAATGCTCAAGCAAAAATGGAAAAGACTTTGGCGGCTTTGGGCGAAGAGCTTAAAAAGATCCGCACCGGTCGCGCTCAAGTATCTATGCTTGATAATATCCGCGTGAACTACTACGGCACTCCATCTCCTCTTTCTCAGGTGGCATCTATTTCAACACCAGATGCAAAATCTTTCCTTATCGCTCCTTGGGAAGTTTCTATTCTTAAAGATATTGAACAAGCCATCATTAAATCTGAGTTGGGCATGGCGCCCATGAACGATGGTAAAGTGATCCGCCTTAAAGTTCCTGATCTTACTGAAGAGCGCCGTAAAGACTTGGCAAAACAAGTTAAAAAAATTGCTGAAGAAGCACGCGTCGCTGTTCGCATGGCTCGTCGTGATGCCAATGACGAAGTTAAAAAACTTCAAAAAGATAAAGCGATCAGTGAAGACGAAGGCAAAAAAGCTGAAGCTGATATTCAAAAAGTGACTGACGATTTCATCAAAAAAGTAGACCAAGTGGCTGATGAAAAAGAAAAGTCTATTTTGACTATCTAA
- the pyrH gene encoding UMP kinase, protein MKEPVYKRILLKLSGEALAGKQGTGISTATIKQIAQDVAEAYKAGVQMGIVIGGGNIYRGVAASAEGMDRASADYMGMLATCINALALQDALEKENVPTRVQTAIEMAEIAEPYIRRRAIRHLEKDRIVIFGAGTGNPFFTTDTAASLRAMEINAQVIMKATKVDGIYDKDPAKHADAKKFDKISYIDVLNRGLQVMDSTAISMCMDNKLPIITFDLTQPGNILKAVQGENIGTLVH, encoded by the coding sequence TTGAAAGAGCCTGTCTATAAACGCATTTTGCTAAAGTTAAGTGGTGAAGCTCTTGCTGGAAAGCAAGGGACTGGGATTAGTACAGCAACGATTAAACAAATCGCACAAGACGTAGCAGAGGCTTATAAAGCAGGCGTTCAAATGGGTATCGTCATCGGTGGCGGTAACATCTATCGTGGTGTTGCCGCTTCTGCTGAAGGCATGGATCGCGCCAGCGCCGATTACATGGGTATGCTGGCGACTTGTATCAATGCTTTAGCCCTTCAAGACGCCCTTGAAAAAGAAAACGTTCCCACCCGCGTTCAAACGGCCATTGAAATGGCTGAAATCGCGGAGCCTTATATCCGTCGCAGAGCCATTCGCCATTTAGAAAAAGATCGCATTGTGATTTTCGGTGCAGGAACCGGCAATCCTTTCTTCACGACTGACACTGCAGCTTCTCTTCGCGCTATGGAGATCAATGCTCAGGTCATCATGAAAGCGACAAAAGTCGACGGAATTTACGATAAAGATCCTGCAAAGCATGCAGATGCAAAAAAATTCGATAAGATCAGCTACATTGATGTCCTGAACCGCGGTTTGCAGGTGATGGACTCGACCGCGATCAGCATGTGCATGGACAATAAACTTCCAATTATCACTTTCGACCTTACTCAGCCAGGCAACATCCTAAAAGCTGTTCAGGGTGAAAATATCGGAACATTGGTTCACTAA
- the tsf gene encoding translation elongation factor Ts gives MSISATLVKELREKTNAGMMDCKKALEATSGDFNAAVEWLRVKGLGAAAKKADRIAAEGTVFAQVVGNTGIVVEINSETDFVARNDGFRALVADVAEHLVKTTATGDVLEHAYSKDPSKKLADLFTEATATIGEKIVLRRSEKYTAAANTLIHTYIHGEGKIGVLIEVAASKPEAVANPALKTFAQDVSLHIAAMNPMAISSDQIPAEVVSKEKEILTAKNLESGKKPEMIEKIVEGQIRKFLAENCLMDQAFVKNPDMKVSDLAKTVGKEIGADVTIKRFVRYELGAGIEKKSNDFAAEVAAQMKGH, from the coding sequence ATGTCTATTTCCGCTACTCTTGTTAAAGAGCTAAGAGAAAAAACAAATGCAGGTATGATGGATTGCAAAAAGGCGCTTGAGGCGACTTCTGGCGATTTCAATGCTGCTGTTGAATGGTTGCGCGTAAAAGGTCTTGGCGCTGCTGCAAAGAAAGCTGACCGTATTGCTGCTGAAGGTACCGTATTCGCACAAGTTGTGGGCAACACAGGTATCGTGGTTGAAATCAACTCTGAAACTGACTTCGTTGCTCGTAACGACGGCTTCAGAGCTTTGGTTGCTGACGTTGCTGAACACTTGGTTAAAACAACTGCAACTGGCGATGTTTTAGAACACGCTTACTCTAAAGATCCTTCTAAGAAATTGGCTGATCTTTTCACTGAAGCTACTGCGACTATCGGTGAAAAAATCGTTCTTCGCCGTTCAGAGAAGTACACAGCTGCTGCTAACACTTTGATTCACACTTACATCCACGGTGAAGGTAAAATCGGCGTATTGATCGAAGTTGCCGCTTCTAAACCAGAAGCTGTGGCGAACCCTGCTTTGAAAACTTTCGCTCAAGACGTTTCATTGCATATCGCTGCTATGAACCCAATGGCTATTTCTTCTGACCAAATCCCTGCGGAAGTTGTTTCAAAAGAAAAAGAAATTTTGACTGCTAAAAACCTTGAATCAGGTAAAAAACCAGAAATGATCGAAAAGATCGTAGAAGGTCAAATCCGTAAGTTCTTGGCTGAAAACTGTTTGATGGACCAAGCTTTCGTTAAAAATCCAGACATGAAAGTGTCTGATTTGGCGAAAACTGTTGGTAAAGAGATCGGTGCTGACGTTACAATCAAACGCTTCGTACGTTATGAATTGGGAGCTGGTATCGAGAAGAAGTCCAATGACTTCGCTGCTGAAGTTGCAGCTCAAATGAAAGGACACTAA
- the rpsB gene encoding 30S ribosomal protein S2, which translates to MAQVTMKEMLDAGVHFGHQTQRWNPKMKPYVYTARGGIHIIDLQKTVVRANKAADFVKEIAANGGRLIFVGTKKQAIEPIQEAAQKCGQYYVTKRWLGGMMTNFETIKSSIDRLRKIDTMKEKGEFNYLTKKERAKLEKEYLRLTEFLSGIRDMKEMPSAMFVVDLPKEHIAVAEAKRLGIPVVAIADTNSDPESVEYAIPGNDDAIRSIKLFANLVAEAYLEGAKTWEQKLRTMTDKQSDVAKEASEGKEEAPKRRGAGPRVGAKEAPKKSAGPTVVKATKGRKLVAAGTAEEVEIQAELENKEDDTAAE; encoded by the coding sequence ATGGCACAAGTGACCATGAAAGAAATGTTAGACGCTGGCGTCCACTTCGGACATCAAACTCAGCGTTGGAACCCAAAAATGAAACCTTATGTTTACACAGCTCGCGGAGGCATTCATATCATTGACCTTCAAAAGACTGTTGTACGCGCTAACAAAGCTGCTGACTTCGTAAAAGAAATCGCTGCTAACGGTGGTCGTTTGATCTTCGTTGGAACAAAAAAGCAAGCTATTGAGCCTATCCAAGAGGCAGCTCAAAAATGCGGTCAGTACTACGTAACTAAGCGTTGGTTGGGTGGTATGATGACGAATTTCGAAACGATCAAATCTTCTATCGATCGTCTTCGCAAAATCGACACAATGAAAGAAAAAGGCGAATTCAACTACCTGACTAAGAAAGAACGCGCGAAGCTTGAAAAAGAATATCTTCGTTTGACTGAGTTCTTGTCTGGTATCCGTGACATGAAGGAAATGCCATCTGCTATGTTCGTAGTAGATCTTCCTAAAGAACACATCGCTGTTGCTGAAGCAAAACGCTTGGGCATCCCTGTTGTTGCTATCGCTGATACAAACTCTGATCCAGAGTCTGTTGAATACGCGATCCCTGGTAACGACGATGCGATCCGCTCTATCAAATTGTTCGCAAACCTAGTTGCTGAAGCTTACCTAGAAGGTGCTAAAACTTGGGAACAAAAACTTCGCACAATGACAGACAAACAATCTGACGTTGCTAAAGAAGCTTCTGAAGGTAAAGAAGAGGCTCCAAAACGTCGTGGTGCGGGTCCTCGCGTCGGCGCGAAAGAAGCTCCTAAGAAATCAGCAGGTCCTACAGTTGTTAAAGCAACTAAAGGTCGTAAACTTGTTGCTGCTGGTACAGCAGAAGAAGTTGAAATCCAAGCTGAGCTTGAGAACAAAGAAGACGATACAGCGGCGGAATAA